In Kitasatospora sp. NBC_00240, the following are encoded in one genomic region:
- a CDS encoding nitrate/nitrite transporter: MSTSTAGTSRTGGRWIQQWDPENEGFWESTGKRTANRNLIFSVLSEHIGFSIWSLWSVMVLFMGPKYHVDPAGKFFLVAMPTLVGAFVRIPYTVAVARFGGRNWTVVSALLLLLPTLAAAYVMHPGTSYTTFMLVAALTGLGGGNFASSMTNINAFFPMRRKGWALGLNAGGGNIGVPVIQLIALAVITWAGATHPRIVLGIYLPLIIVAAVCAALFMDNLAPMKSDTGALAAVIKEKHTWLMSVLYIGSFGSFIGFSFAFGLVLQNQFGRTPLQAAQLTFIGPLLGSLIRPIGGKLADRFGGSRITFWNFVAMAAATTVVVYASSVKSLPVFLVGFIALFVFAGLGNGSTYKMIPGIFDAKAQDRIAVHGDTPEQAAAWSRRMSGAAIGVIGAVGALGGLLINLAFRQSFLTAKSGTPAFVSFLAAYGICFVLTWAVYLRRPSAAPAEAQRPALAEV, translated from the coding sequence ATGAGCACGAGCACGGCAGGTACGTCGAGAACTGGCGGCCGCTGGATCCAGCAGTGGGACCCGGAGAACGAGGGCTTCTGGGAGAGCACCGGAAAGCGCACCGCCAACCGCAACCTGATCTTCTCGGTCCTTTCCGAACACATCGGCTTCTCGATCTGGAGCCTCTGGTCGGTCATGGTCCTCTTCATGGGCCCCAAGTACCACGTGGACCCGGCCGGAAAGTTCTTCCTGGTGGCGATGCCCACCCTGGTCGGCGCCTTCGTCCGGATCCCGTACACCGTCGCGGTGGCCCGCTTCGGCGGCCGCAACTGGACGGTGGTCTCGGCCCTCCTGCTGCTGCTGCCGACCCTCGCGGCCGCCTATGTGATGCACCCCGGCACCTCCTACACCACCTTCATGCTGGTGGCGGCGCTCACCGGCCTCGGCGGCGGCAACTTCGCCTCCTCGATGACCAACATCAACGCGTTCTTCCCGATGCGCCGCAAGGGCTGGGCGCTGGGCCTCAACGCGGGCGGCGGCAACATCGGCGTCCCGGTGATCCAGCTGATCGCGCTCGCCGTGATCACCTGGGCCGGCGCCACCCACCCCCGGATCGTGCTCGGCATCTACCTGCCGCTGATCATCGTCGCCGCGGTCTGCGCCGCCCTCTTCATGGACAACCTGGCGCCGATGAAGTCCGACACCGGGGCGCTCGCCGCGGTGATCAAGGAGAAGCACACCTGGCTGATGTCCGTCCTGTACATCGGCAGCTTCGGTTCCTTCATCGGCTTCAGCTTCGCCTTCGGCCTGGTCCTGCAGAACCAGTTCGGCCGCACCCCGCTGCAGGCGGCCCAGCTGACCTTCATCGGCCCGCTGCTCGGCTCGCTGATCCGGCCGATCGGCGGAAAGCTGGCCGACCGCTTCGGCGGCTCCCGGATCACCTTCTGGAACTTCGTCGCGATGGCCGCCGCCACCACCGTGGTCGTCTACGCCTCGTCCGTGAAGTCGCTGCCGGTCTTCCTGGTCGGCTTCATCGCCCTGTTCGTCTTCGCCGGGCTCGGCAACGGCTCCACCTACAAGATGATCCCCGGCATCTTCGACGCCAAGGCCCAGGACCGGATCGCCGTCCACGGCGACACCCCGGAGCAGGCCGCCGCGTGGTCCCGCCGGATGTCCGGTGCCGCGATCGGCGTCATCGGGGCGGTCGGCGCCCTCGGCGGCCTCCTGATCAACCTGGCCTTCCGCCAGTCCTTCCTGACCGCCAAGAGCGGAACGCCCGCCTTCGTCTCCTTCCTGGCGGCGTACGGGATCTGCTTCGTCCTCACCTGGGCGGTGTACCTGCGCCGCCCCTCGGCCGCCCCCGCCGAGGCCCAGCGCCCCGCACTCGCCGAAGTCTGA
- a CDS encoding NAD-dependent malic enzyme, whose amino-acid sequence MATVPSVSNSITVRMEVPASGSAVSSITTAVESSGGSVTGLDVTASGLEALRIDVTVAASSVAHGEEIVEKLRAIDGVTIGKVSDRTFLMHLGGKIEMSSKLPIRNRDDLSMIYTPGVARVCMAIAENPEDARRLTIKRNSVAVVTDGSAVLGLGNIGPAAALPVMEGKAALFKRFAGIDAWPLCLDTQDTDEIVAIVKAIAPGFAGINLEDISAPRCFEIEARLREALDIPVFHDDQHGTAIVVLAALTNALKVVRKDISEIRVVMSGAGAAGTAILKLLLAAGVEHATVADVRGVVHGGRDDLNDSLRWIAEHTNRSGRTGSLKEAVAGADVFIGVSAPNLLDGDDLATMAKDAVVFALANPDPEVDPAVARQSAAVVATGRSDFPNQINNVLVFPGVFRGLLDAQSRHVTTEMMLAAARALATTVADEELNANYIIPSVFHPDVAKTVAAAVREAALANAGPREPARDRPTPGFVGTLDTSSFPAVEL is encoded by the coding sequence ATGGCGACCGTGCCCAGTGTCTCCAACTCGATCACGGTGCGGATGGAGGTCCCGGCCTCGGGCAGTGCCGTCAGCTCCATCACCACCGCGGTGGAGTCCTCCGGCGGCTCGGTCACCGGCCTCGACGTCACCGCCTCCGGCCTGGAGGCGCTGCGGATCGACGTCACCGTGGCCGCCTCCTCGGTCGCGCACGGCGAGGAGATCGTCGAGAAGCTCCGCGCGATCGACGGCGTCACCATCGGCAAGGTCTCCGACCGTACGTTCCTGATGCACCTCGGCGGCAAGATCGAGATGTCGTCCAAGCTGCCGATCCGCAACCGCGACGACCTTTCGATGATCTACACCCCGGGTGTCGCCCGGGTCTGCATGGCGATCGCCGAGAACCCCGAGGACGCCCGCCGGCTCACCATCAAGCGCAACAGCGTCGCCGTGGTCACCGACGGCTCCGCGGTGCTGGGCCTCGGCAACATCGGCCCGGCCGCCGCGCTGCCGGTGATGGAGGGCAAGGCCGCCCTGTTCAAGCGCTTCGCGGGCATCGACGCCTGGCCGCTCTGCCTGGACACCCAGGACACCGACGAGATCGTGGCGATCGTCAAGGCCATCGCCCCGGGCTTCGCCGGCATCAACCTGGAGGACATCTCCGCGCCGCGCTGCTTCGAGATCGAGGCCCGGCTGCGCGAGGCCCTGGACATCCCGGTCTTCCACGACGACCAGCACGGCACCGCGATCGTGGTGCTCGCCGCGCTCACCAACGCGCTGAAGGTGGTCCGCAAGGACATCTCCGAGATCCGGGTGGTGATGTCGGGCGCCGGCGCGGCCGGCACCGCGATCCTCAAGCTGCTGCTGGCGGCCGGCGTCGAGCACGCCACCGTGGCGGACGTGCGCGGCGTGGTCCACGGCGGCCGCGACGACCTCAACGACAGCCTGCGCTGGATCGCCGAGCACACCAACCGCTCCGGCCGCACCGGCAGCCTCAAGGAGGCCGTGGCGGGCGCCGACGTCTTCATCGGCGTGTCGGCCCCCAACCTGCTGGACGGCGACGACCTCGCCACCATGGCGAAGGACGCGGTCGTCTTCGCGCTCGCCAACCCCGACCCCGAGGTCGACCCGGCCGTCGCCCGGCAGAGCGCCGCCGTGGTCGCCACCGGCCGCAGCGACTTCCCGAACCAGATCAACAACGTGCTGGTCTTCCCGGGCGTCTTCCGCGGCCTGCTGGACGCCCAGAGCCGCCACGTGACCACCGAGATGATGCTCGCCGCCGCCCGCGCCCTGGCCACCACGGTCGCGGACGAGGAGCTGAACGCGAACTACATCATCCCCAGCGTCTTCCACCCGGACGTGGCCAAGACCGTCGCCGCGGCCGTGCGCGAGGCCGCGCTGGCCAACGCCGGCCCGCGCGAGCCCGCCCGCGACCGGCCCACCCCGGGCTTCGTCGGGACGCTCGACACCTCGTCCTTCCCGGCCGTCGAGCTCTGA
- a CDS encoding UvrD-helicase domain-containing protein, whose translation MQSNTEIDTVRDREIAGEQRHLDNVYHRLEEKLAEAEYILEDAAKRVQVGTPGALAERDAQVYRAGAHLQRLNNEFEDFLFGRIDLQQPDAPEEHGIPSNTPLDPADPAVAETLHIGRLGVLDAEYGPLVIDWRAPAAAPFYRSTPLEPGRVIRRRVIRSKGRKVIGVEDDLLRPDLTPTLAGEELAVVGDGALMASLGRARSHSMRDIVSSIQKEQDEVIRAPAAGATLVTGGPGTGKTAVALHRAAFLLYQDRRRYAGGILVVSPTALLVSYTEGVLPSLGEEGQVAIRAVGSLVDGIEAATYDTPEAARIKGSARMVQLLRRAARAALELGAPTELKVVARGEVLRLDAGRLKAVRGNIVGAGGTPLNLLRPRARRLLLDALWSELTRHLPRPSDHYAREQRQEEKESFDEYVSDEASFLDFLDAWWPPLTPRRVLATLKQSRHTNRIARRAVTPEEARVLGTSWRGLTDRGEGPLSPHDVALVDELQLLLGEAARPKVREVDAVDLLSGLDEVTTYADRNSRQRERVPVERTEYAHIIVDEAQDLTPMQWRMIGRRARTATWTIVGDPAQSSWPHPKEAQEALDEVLSGKPRRRHTLTVNYRNPAEIAEVAAKVLELAAPGTPSPSAVRSTGVEPRFAAVTDPAPEVFADAARAELVRLLGEVDGTVAVVVPMDRRAEAAGWIAGLGERAVALGSLEAKGLEYDATVVADPTGIAGESEAGLRVLYVALTRATQRLTVLSGPDDLPDADGVPAMLLG comes from the coding sequence ATGCAGAGCAACACTGAGATCGACACCGTCCGCGACCGCGAGATCGCCGGGGAACAGCGCCACCTGGACAACGTCTACCACCGGTTGGAGGAGAAGCTCGCCGAGGCCGAGTACATCCTCGAGGACGCCGCCAAGCGGGTCCAGGTCGGTACGCCCGGCGCGCTCGCCGAGCGCGACGCCCAGGTCTACCGGGCCGGGGCGCACCTCCAGCGGCTCAACAACGAGTTCGAGGACTTCCTCTTCGGGCGCATCGACCTCCAGCAGCCGGACGCCCCGGAGGAACACGGCATTCCCTCCAACACCCCGCTCGACCCGGCCGACCCGGCCGTCGCCGAGACCCTGCACATCGGGCGGCTCGGGGTGCTGGACGCCGAGTACGGCCCGCTGGTCATCGACTGGCGGGCCCCGGCCGCCGCGCCGTTCTACCGCTCCACCCCGCTGGAGCCGGGCCGGGTGATCCGCCGCCGGGTGATCCGCTCCAAGGGCCGCAAGGTGATCGGCGTCGAGGACGACCTGCTGCGTCCCGATCTCACCCCGACCCTGGCCGGCGAGGAGCTCGCGGTGGTCGGCGACGGCGCCCTGATGGCCTCGCTGGGCCGGGCCCGCAGCCACTCGATGCGGGACATCGTCTCCTCCATCCAGAAGGAGCAGGACGAGGTGATCAGGGCGCCCGCCGCCGGCGCCACCCTGGTCACCGGCGGTCCGGGCACCGGCAAGACGGCGGTCGCCCTGCACCGGGCGGCCTTCCTGCTCTACCAGGACCGCCGCCGGTACGCCGGGGGCATCCTGGTGGTCAGCCCGACCGCCCTGCTGGTCTCGTACACCGAGGGCGTGCTGCCCTCGCTGGGCGAGGAGGGGCAGGTCGCGATCCGCGCGGTCGGTTCGCTGGTCGACGGCATCGAGGCGGCCACCTACGACACGCCCGAGGCGGCCCGGATCAAGGGGTCGGCCAGGATGGTCCAGCTGCTGCGCAGGGCCGCCAGGGCGGCCCTGGAGCTGGGCGCGCCGACCGAGCTGAAGGTGGTCGCGCGCGGCGAGGTGCTGCGGCTGGACGCGGGCCGTCTGAAGGCCGTCCGGGGCAACATCGTCGGCGCCGGCGGGACCCCGCTCAACCTGCTGCGCCCGCGGGCCCGCAGGCTGCTGCTGGACGCGCTCTGGTCGGAGCTGACCCGGCACCTGCCGAGGCCGTCCGACCACTACGCGCGCGAGCAGCGCCAGGAGGAGAAGGAGTCCTTCGACGAGTACGTCTCGGACGAGGCGTCCTTCCTGGACTTCCTGGACGCCTGGTGGCCCCCGCTGACCCCGCGTCGGGTGCTGGCCACGCTCAAGCAGTCCCGGCACACCAACCGGATCGCCCGCCGGGCCGTCACCCCGGAGGAGGCCCGGGTGCTGGGCACCTCCTGGCGCGGGCTGACCGACCGCGGCGAGGGGCCGCTCTCGCCGCACGACGTGGCGCTGGTCGACGAGCTCCAGCTGCTGCTGGGCGAGGCGGCCCGGCCGAAGGTGCGCGAGGTGGACGCGGTGGACCTGCTGTCCGGCCTGGACGAGGTGACCACCTACGCCGACCGCAACTCGCGTCAGCGCGAGCGGGTGCCGGTGGAGCGCACCGAGTACGCGCACATCATCGTGGACGAGGCCCAGGACCTCACCCCGATGCAGTGGCGCATGATCGGCCGCCGGGCCCGGACGGCCACCTGGACGATCGTCGGCGACCCTGCCCAGAGCTCCTGGCCGCACCCGAAGGAGGCGCAGGAGGCGCTGGACGAGGTGCTCTCCGGCAAGCCGCGCCGCCGGCACACGCTGACGGTCAACTACCGCAACCCGGCGGAGATCGCCGAGGTGGCGGCCAAGGTGCTGGAGCTGGCCGCGCCGGGCACCCCCTCGCCGAGCGCGGTGCGCTCGACCGGGGTGGAGCCGCGCTTCGCGGCCGTCACCGACCCGGCGCCGGAGGTCTTCGCCGACGCGGCGCGGGCCGAGCTGGTCCGGCTGCTCGGCGAGGTGGACGGCACGGTGGCGGTGGTGGTGCCGATGGACCGCCGGGCGGAGGCCGCCGGCTGGATCGCCGGTCTCGGCGAGCGGGCGGTGGCCCTGGGCAGCCTGGAGGCGAAGGGCCTGGAGTACGACGCCACGGTGGTCGCCGACCCGACGGGCATCGCCGGCGAGTCGGAGGCGGGCCTGCGGGTGCTGTACGTGGCGCTGACCCGGGCCACCCAGCGGCTGACCGTGCTCTCCGGGCCGGACGACCTGCCGGACGCGGACGGCGTGCCCGCGATGCTGCTCGGCTGA
- a CDS encoding uroporphyrinogen-III synthase: MDDQTTGRAPDAETVSPPAAVPPLAGFTIGITAARRADELAALLQRRGAAVVRAPALRIVPLPDDADLLAATHTLINEPPDIAVATTGIGFRGWIEAAEGWGLFDELTECLAKASLLARGPKAKGAIRAAGLREEWSARSESSVEVLERLLDQGVEGRRIAVQLHGAPLRDFVDSLRAAGAEVVEVPVYRWLPPADLAPLDRLLDACCGGALDAVTFTSAPAVLGLLDRAEQRGLTADLLHALRRDVLPVCVGPITAVPLEELDVPTVWPERMRLGAMVQTLTAELPERSRQLSVAGHRLELRGQAALVDGGLRPVSPAGMALLRALARRPGWVVPRAELLRALPGSGDDEHAVETAMARLRAALGVPRLVATVVKRGYRLAVDPAPGPAPDPDGKYGVAAVRV; this comes from the coding sequence ATGGACGACCAGACGACCGGCCGCGCGCCGGACGCCGAGACCGTGTCGCCGCCGGCAGCCGTACCGCCCCTGGCAGGCTTCACCATCGGCATCACCGCGGCCCGCCGCGCCGACGAACTCGCCGCCCTGCTCCAGCGCAGGGGGGCCGCCGTCGTGCGGGCCCCCGCCCTGCGGATCGTGCCGCTGCCCGACGACGCGGACCTGCTCGCCGCGACCCACACCCTGATCAACGAGCCGCCCGACATCGCGGTCGCCACCACCGGCATCGGCTTCCGCGGCTGGATCGAGGCCGCCGAGGGCTGGGGCCTGTTCGACGAACTCACCGAGTGCCTCGCCAAGGCCTCCCTGCTGGCTCGCGGGCCCAAGGCGAAGGGCGCGATCCGGGCGGCCGGCCTGCGCGAGGAGTGGTCGGCCCGCTCCGAGTCCTCGGTGGAGGTGCTGGAGCGCCTGCTGGACCAGGGCGTGGAGGGCCGCCGGATCGCCGTGCAGCTGCACGGCGCCCCGCTGCGGGACTTCGTGGACTCGCTGCGGGCCGCCGGCGCCGAGGTGGTCGAGGTGCCCGTCTACCGCTGGCTGCCGCCCGCCGACCTGGCCCCGCTGGACCGGCTGCTGGACGCCTGCTGCGGCGGCGCCCTGGACGCCGTCACCTTCACCAGCGCCCCCGCCGTGCTCGGACTGCTGGACCGCGCCGAGCAGCGCGGCCTGACCGCCGACCTGCTGCACGCCCTGCGCCGGGACGTCCTGCCGGTCTGCGTGGGCCCGATCACCGCCGTCCCGCTGGAGGAGCTGGACGTCCCCACCGTGTGGCCCGAGCGGATGCGGCTCGGCGCCATGGTGCAGACCCTCACCGCCGAGCTGCCCGAACGCTCCCGGCAGCTGTCCGTGGCCGGGCACCGGCTGGAGCTGCGCGGACAGGCCGCGCTGGTCGACGGCGGCCTGCGGCCCGTCTCGCCGGCCGGGATGGCCCTGCTGCGGGCGCTGGCCCGCCGCCCCGGCTGGGTGGTCCCGCGCGCCGAGCTGCTGCGCGCGCTGCCCGGCAGTGGTGACGACGAGCACGCGGTGGAGACCGCGATGGCCCGGCTGCGGGCCGCGCTGGGGGTGCCCAGACTGGTCGCGACCGTGGTCAAACGCGGTTACCGGCTGGCGGTCGACCCCGCCCCGGGCCCGGCGCCCGACCCGGACGGCAAGTACGGGGTGGCCGCCGTACGGGTCTGA